One genomic region from Streptomyces sp. NBC_01431 encodes:
- the tesB gene encoding acyl-CoA thioesterase II: MHQALESLLDLLDLERIEEDIFRGHSRSAVVPRVFGGQVAAQALVAAGRTVPADRTAHSLHAYFLRMGDPAAPIVYTVDRIRDGASFTTRRVVAIQHGQPIFHLSASFQTYEEGMEHQADMPPAPDPESLPTAAEMLPRYADAFLDEGVVDRMLEARAAVDLRYVDAPPWGSVGTPREPRSQVWFRTNGKLADDPLLHVCLATYVSDMTLLDSVLLAHGRGGWAVGDVVGASLDHAMWFHRPFRADEWLLYDQESPSASGGRGLGQARIYTQDGRLAITVIQEGVVRVPRRG; the protein is encoded by the coding sequence ATGCATCAGGCACTTGAGAGCCTCCTCGATCTGCTCGACCTGGAGCGGATCGAGGAGGACATCTTCCGGGGGCACTCCCGCTCGGCGGTCGTCCCCCGCGTCTTCGGCGGTCAGGTGGCCGCCCAGGCGCTCGTCGCCGCGGGCCGCACCGTCCCCGCCGACCGGACGGCCCACTCGCTGCACGCGTACTTCCTGCGCATGGGCGACCCGGCCGCGCCGATAGTCTACACGGTCGACCGCATCCGCGACGGCGCCTCGTTCACCACCCGCCGCGTCGTCGCCATCCAGCACGGGCAGCCGATCTTCCACCTCTCCGCGTCGTTCCAGACGTACGAGGAGGGCATGGAGCACCAGGCCGACATGCCGCCGGCGCCGGACCCGGAGTCGCTGCCGACGGCCGCCGAGATGCTGCCGCGCTACGCGGACGCCTTCCTGGACGAGGGCGTGGTGGACCGCATGCTGGAGGCCCGCGCGGCCGTCGACCTGCGGTACGTGGACGCGCCGCCGTGGGGCAGCGTGGGCACTCCGCGCGAGCCCCGCTCGCAGGTCTGGTTCCGCACCAACGGCAAGCTGGCGGACGACCCGCTCCTCCACGTGTGCCTGGCAACGTACGTCTCCGACATGACGCTGCTCGACTCGGTGCTGCTGGCCCACGGGCGCGGCGGCTGGGCGGTCGGCGACGTGGTGGGCGCCTCGCTCGACCACGCGATGTGGTTCCACCGGCCGTTCCGGGCCGACGAATGGCTGCTGTACGACCAGGAGTCGCCGTCGGCGTCCGGCGGGCGCGGGCTCGGTCAGGCCCGCATCTACACGCAGGACGGCCGCCTCGCGATCACCGTCATCCAGGAGGGCGTCGTCCGCGTCCCGCGCCGCGGATGA
- a CDS encoding hydroxymethylglutaryl-CoA lyase, whose translation MTLPMVVPAQDLPARVRIHEVGARDGLQNEKSVVATEVKAEFVHRLAAAGLTTIEATSFVHPKWVPQLADAEALFPMLGDLDGVALPVLVPNERGLDRALALGVDRIAVFASATESFAKANLNRTVDESLAMFEPVVARAKADRAQVRGYLSMCFGDPWEGAVPVHQVVRVSKALMDMGCDELSLGDTIGVATPAHVQALLAELNEEGVPTSAIGVHFHDTYGQALSNTLAALQHGVSTVDASAGGLGGCPYAKSATGNLATEDLVWMLQGLGIDTGVDLGQLTATSVWMAGQLGRPSPSRTVRALSHQES comes from the coding sequence ATGACCCTCCCCATGGTCGTACCGGCGCAGGACCTCCCGGCCCGTGTCCGCATCCACGAGGTCGGGGCGCGCGACGGGCTGCAGAACGAGAAGTCGGTCGTGGCGACCGAGGTCAAGGCCGAGTTCGTGCACCGCTTGGCCGCGGCGGGCCTGACCACCATCGAGGCGACGAGCTTCGTGCACCCCAAGTGGGTGCCCCAACTCGCGGACGCGGAAGCCCTGTTCCCGATGCTCGGCGACCTGGACGGGGTGGCGCTCCCCGTCCTCGTACCGAACGAGCGGGGCCTGGACCGGGCGCTCGCGCTCGGCGTCGACCGGATCGCGGTGTTCGCCAGCGCCACCGAGTCGTTCGCCAAGGCCAACCTGAACCGCACCGTGGACGAGTCGCTCGCCATGTTCGAGCCGGTCGTCGCCCGCGCCAAGGCCGACCGGGCGCAGGTGCGGGGCTATCTGTCGATGTGCTTCGGCGACCCCTGGGAAGGCGCGGTGCCGGTGCACCAGGTGGTGCGGGTCTCCAAGGCCCTGATGGACATGGGCTGCGACGAACTGAGCCTGGGCGACACCATCGGCGTGGCCACGCCCGCCCACGTCCAGGCACTGCTCGCCGAGCTCAACGAGGAGGGCGTGCCGACCAGCGCCATCGGGGTGCACTTCCACGACACCTACGGCCAGGCGCTGTCCAACACGCTCGCCGCCCTCCAGCACGGGGTGAGCACCGTGGACGCCTCGGCCGGCGGCCTCGGCGGCTGCCCCTACGCCAAGTCCGCCACCGGAAACCTCGCCACCGAAGACCTCGTGTGGATGCTCCAGGGCCTCGGTATCGACACCGGGGTCGACCTCGGCCAGCTCACCGCCACCAGCGTGTGGATGGCCGGACAGCTGGGCCGCCCCAGCCCCTCCCGCACCGTGCGTGCCCTCTCCCACCAGGAGTCGTAG
- a CDS encoding GNAT family N-acetyltransferase, whose product MEPDAWWPPYGLRILTPRLELRLPDPELLADLAQVAADGVHEPDRMPFTVPWTDGSPTDRGRAVYQHVLGTVANWSPGEWALSLAVLHEGAVVGRQDVWATGFAVSREVETGSWLGLAHQGRGIGTEMRAAALHLAFAGLDARSAVSAAMSDNPRSLGVSRRLGYRPDGLRTVVVQDRAVTLQRLRLDRADWTRHRTVDVRLEGLEGCRAMFGA is encoded by the coding sequence ATGGAACCCGACGCCTGGTGGCCCCCGTACGGCCTCCGCATCCTGACCCCGCGCCTCGAACTGCGCCTGCCGGACCCGGAGTTGCTGGCCGACCTCGCCCAGGTGGCGGCGGACGGAGTGCACGAGCCGGACCGGATGCCGTTCACCGTCCCCTGGACCGACGGCTCCCCCACCGACCGCGGCCGGGCGGTCTACCAGCACGTCCTGGGCACCGTCGCGAACTGGTCGCCGGGCGAGTGGGCGCTGAGCCTGGCCGTACTGCACGAGGGCGCCGTGGTCGGGCGGCAGGACGTGTGGGCGACCGGCTTCGCGGTGAGCCGCGAGGTCGAGACGGGTTCCTGGCTCGGCCTCGCCCACCAGGGCCGGGGCATCGGGACCGAAATGCGGGCGGCCGCACTGCACTTGGCGTTCGCCGGGCTCGACGCCCGCAGCGCGGTGTCGGCCGCGATGAGCGACAACCCGCGTTCGCTCGGCGTCTCGCGCCGTCTCGGCTACCGCCCCGACGGCCTGCGGACCGTCGTCGTCCAAGACCGGGCAGTCACCCTCCAACGCCTGCGTCTGGACCGGGCCGACTGGACGCGCCACCGCACCGTCGACGTGCGCCTGGAGGGGCTTGAGGGGTGCCGGGCGATGTTCGGCGCGTAG
- a CDS encoding carboxyl transferase domain-containing protein: MQQAPVLGSAGGTPWTESLGDDPASEAWRANEAAHHQLGEELRARLAAARLGGGERSRQRHVARGKLLPRDRVDALLDPGSPFLELAPLAAEGMYGGQAPAAGVIAGIGRVSGRECVIVANDATVKGGTYYPMTVKKHLRAQEVALENRLPCLYLVDSGGAFLPMQDEVFPDREHFGRIFYNQARMSGAGIPQIAAVLGSCTAGGAYVPAMSDEAVIVRNQGTIFLGGPPLVKAATGEVVTAEELGGGEVHSRVSGVTDHLAEDDAHALRIVRNIVATLPERGPLPWSVEPVEEPKADPFGLYGAVPVDSRTPYDVREVIARVVDGSRFQEFKSEFGQTLVTGFARIHGHPVGIVANNGILFSESAQKGAHFIELCDQRGIPLVFLQNISGFMVGRDYEAGGIAKHGAKMVTAVACTRVPKLTVVVGGSYGAGNYSMCGRAYSPRFLWMWPNAKISVMGGEQAASVLATVKRDQLGDDWSAEDEEAFKAPIREQYETQGNAYYATARLWDDGVIDPVDTRQVLGLALTACANAPLADPGFGVFRM, translated from the coding sequence ATGCAGCAGGCACCGGTCCTGGGGAGTGCTGGGGGTACCCCCTGGACGGAGTCCTTGGGGGACGATCCCGCCTCCGAGGCCTGGCGGGCCAACGAGGCGGCGCACCACCAGCTGGGCGAGGAGCTGCGGGCCAGGCTCGCGGCGGCCCGGCTCGGCGGCGGCGAGCGGTCCCGTCAGCGGCACGTCGCGCGCGGCAAGCTGTTGCCGAGGGACCGGGTGGACGCCCTGCTCGACCCCGGCTCGCCCTTCCTGGAGCTGGCGCCGCTCGCCGCCGAGGGGATGTACGGCGGGCAGGCCCCCGCCGCCGGGGTGATCGCCGGGATCGGACGGGTCAGCGGCCGCGAGTGCGTGATCGTCGCCAACGACGCCACGGTCAAGGGCGGCACGTACTACCCGATGACGGTCAAGAAGCACCTGCGGGCCCAGGAGGTGGCGCTCGAAAACCGCCTCCCCTGTCTCTACCTCGTCGACTCGGGCGGCGCGTTCCTGCCCATGCAGGACGAGGTCTTCCCCGACCGCGAGCACTTCGGGCGGATCTTCTACAACCAGGCCCGGATGTCCGGCGCGGGCATCCCGCAGATCGCCGCCGTCCTCGGTTCCTGCACGGCCGGCGGGGCGTACGTTCCCGCGATGAGCGACGAGGCCGTGATCGTCCGCAACCAGGGCACGATCTTCCTCGGCGGCCCCCCGCTGGTGAAGGCGGCGACCGGCGAGGTCGTCACGGCCGAGGAGCTCGGCGGCGGCGAGGTCCACTCCCGCGTCTCCGGCGTCACCGACCACCTCGCGGAGGACGACGCGCACGCGCTCAGGATCGTCCGCAACATCGTCGCCACGCTCCCCGAGCGCGGCCCGCTCCCGTGGTCCGTCGAGCCCGTCGAGGAGCCGAAGGCCGACCCGTTCGGGCTCTACGGCGCCGTGCCCGTCGACTCGCGCACGCCCTACGACGTACGGGAGGTCATCGCCCGGGTCGTGGACGGCTCGCGCTTCCAGGAGTTCAAGTCGGAGTTCGGGCAGACCCTGGTCACCGGGTTCGCGCGGATCCACGGCCACCCGGTCGGGATCGTCGCCAACAACGGCATCCTGTTCTCCGAATCCGCCCAGAAGGGCGCCCACTTCATCGAGCTGTGCGACCAGCGCGGCATCCCACTGGTGTTCCTCCAGAACATCTCGGGCTTCATGGTCGGCCGTGACTACGAGGCGGGTGGCATCGCCAAGCACGGCGCGAAGATGGTGACGGCGGTCGCCTGCACCCGCGTGCCGAAGCTGACGGTCGTCGTCGGCGGCTCCTACGGCGCGGGCAACTACTCGATGTGCGGGCGGGCCTACAGCCCCCGCTTCCTGTGGATGTGGCCCAACGCCAAGATCTCGGTGATGGGCGGCGAGCAGGCCGCCTCGGTCCTCGCGACCGTCAAGCGCGACCAGTTGGGCGACGACTGGAGCGCCGAGGACGAGGAGGCCTTCAAGGCTCCCATCCGCGAGCAGTACGAGACCCAGGGCAACGCCTACTACGCGACCGCCCGGCTGTGGGACGACGGGGTGATCGACCCGGTGGACACCCGCCAGGTCCTCGGGCTCGCCCTGACCGCCTGCGCCAACGCCCCGCTCGCCGACCCCGGCTTCGGCGTCTTCCGGATGTGA
- a CDS encoding ATP-binding protein, with product MFTTVLVANRGEIAVRVIRTLRRLGVRSVAVFSDADADARHVREADTAVRIGPAAASESYLRADRLIEAARRTGAQAVHPGYGFLAENAAFAHACAEAGLVFIGPSADAISLMGDKIRAKETVQTAGVPVVPGSSGSGLTDGQLADAAREIGMPVLLKPSAGGGGKGMRLVRDEALLGDEIAAARREARASFGDDTLLVERWIDRPRHIEIQVLADGHGNVIHLGERECSLQRRHQKIIEEAPSVLLDEATRSAMGEAAVQAARSCGYSGAGTVEFIVPGSDPSSYYFMEMNTRLQVEHPVTELVTGLDLVEWQLRVAAGEQLPHEQKDVTLTGHAIEARICAEDPSRGFLPSGGTVLALREPQGDGVRTDSGLSPGTEVGSLYDPMLSKVIAYGPDRATALRKLRAALADTVTLGVPTNAGFLRRLLAHPAVVAGELDTGLVEREADSLVPDGVPDEVYAAAAAVRLDALRPTPAGWTDPFSVPSGWRMGGEAAPLVLSLRVPGLEPVTHAARPAADLGPDRVTVELDGLTHTFHRAGHWLGRDGDSWHVTDHDPVEAALSGRTHGGADTLAAPMPGTVTVVKVSVGDEVVAGQSLLVVEAMKMEHVISAPHAGTVTELDVTPGSTVAMDQVLAVVTPATEDTTADSSEETS from the coding sequence ATGTTCACGACAGTGCTCGTCGCCAACCGGGGCGAGATCGCCGTCCGCGTCATCCGCACCCTGCGCCGGCTCGGCGTCCGCTCGGTCGCCGTGTTCAGCGACGCGGACGCGGACGCCCGCCATGTCCGCGAGGCGGACACGGCGGTACGGATCGGTCCCGCGGCCGCCTCCGAGAGCTATCTGCGCGCCGACCGCCTCATCGAAGCGGCGCGGCGCACCGGCGCGCAGGCCGTCCACCCGGGCTACGGCTTCCTCGCCGAGAACGCGGCGTTCGCCCACGCCTGCGCCGAGGCCGGCCTGGTCTTCATCGGGCCGAGCGCCGACGCGATCTCCCTGATGGGCGACAAGATCCGCGCCAAGGAGACCGTGCAGACGGCCGGGGTGCCGGTGGTCCCCGGCTCCTCGGGCAGCGGCCTGACGGATGGTCAACTGGCCGACGCCGCACGGGAGATCGGCATGCCCGTGCTCCTCAAGCCGAGCGCGGGCGGCGGCGGCAAGGGCATGCGCCTGGTCCGCGACGAGGCGCTGCTCGGCGACGAGATCGCGGCCGCCCGCCGCGAGGCCCGCGCCTCCTTCGGTGACGACACCCTGCTCGTGGAGCGGTGGATCGACCGCCCGCGCCACATCGAGATCCAGGTCCTGGCCGACGGCCACGGAAACGTGATCCACCTCGGCGAACGCGAGTGCTCGCTCCAGCGCCGCCACCAGAAGATCATCGAGGAGGCGCCCAGCGTCCTGCTCGACGAGGCGACCCGCTCCGCGATGGGTGAGGCGGCCGTCCAGGCGGCCCGCTCCTGCGGATACTCGGGCGCGGGCACGGTCGAGTTCATCGTGCCGGGCAGCGACCCCTCCTCGTACTACTTCATGGAGATGAACACCCGCCTCCAGGTCGAGCACCCGGTGACCGAGCTCGTCACCGGCCTCGACCTGGTGGAGTGGCAGCTCAGGGTGGCCGCGGGCGAGCAACTCCCCCACGAGCAGAAGGACGTCACCCTCACCGGCCACGCCATCGAGGCCCGCATCTGCGCCGAGGACCCTTCGCGCGGCTTCCTGCCGTCCGGCGGCACGGTCCTCGCGCTCCGCGAGCCGCAGGGCGACGGCGTCCGCACCGACTCGGGCCTCTCGCCCGGCACCGAGGTCGGCAGCCTGTACGACCCGATGCTGTCCAAGGTCATCGCGTACGGACCCGACCGGGCGACGGCGCTGCGCAAGCTGCGCGCGGCGCTGGCCGACACGGTGACCCTCGGCGTACCCACCAACGCAGGGTTCCTGCGCCGCCTGCTGGCCCATCCGGCCGTGGTGGCGGGCGAGTTGGACACGGGCCTGGTCGAGCGTGAGGCGGATTCCCTCGTGCCGGACGGCGTACCGGACGAGGTGTACGCGGCCGCCGCGGCGGTACGGCTCGACGCGCTGCGGCCCACCCCGGCCGGCTGGACGGATCCGTTCTCGGTGCCGAGCGGCTGGCGGATGGGCGGCGAGGCGGCGCCGCTGGTCCTCTCCCTGCGCGTACCGGGGCTGGAGCCCGTCACGCATGCCGCGCGCCCGGCGGCGGACCTCGGCCCGGACCGGGTCACCGTGGAACTGGACGGCCTGACCCACACCTTCCACCGTGCCGGGCACTGGCTCGGCCGGGACGGCGACAGCTGGCACGTCACCGATCACGACCCCGTGGAGGCCGCCCTCAGCGGCAGGACCCATGGCGGCGCCGACACCCTGGCCGCGCCCATGCCCGGCACGGTCACCGTGGTCAAGGTGTCCGTCGGGGACGAAGTGGTCGCCGGGCAGAGCCTGTTGGTGGTCGAGGCGATGAAGATGGAGCACGTCATCTCCGCCCCGCACGCGGGCACGGTCACCGAGCTCGACGTCACCCCGGGCTCGACCGTGGCCATGGACCAGGTGCTGGCCGTCGTCACCCCGGCCACCGAGGACACCACCGCCGACTCCTCCGAGGAGACCTCATGA
- a CDS encoding acyl-CoA dehydrogenase family protein encodes MPLDHRLTSEHEELRRTVEEFAHDVIAPKIGDFYERHEFPYEIVREMGRMGLFGLPFPEEYGGMGGDYLALGIALEELARVDSSVAITLEAGVSLGAMPIFRFGTEEQKREWLPKLCSGEMLGAFGLTEPDCGSDAGGTRTTAVRDGDEWVINGSKCFITNSGTDITGLVTVTAVTGRKEDGRPLISSIIVPSGTPGFTVAAPYSKVGWNASDTRELAFSDVRVPVANLLGEEGRGYAQFLRILDEGRIAISALATGLAQGCVDESVKYAKERHAFGRPIGENQAIQFKIADMELRAHMARVGWRDAASRLVHGEPFKKEAALAKLYSSTVAVDNAREGTQIFGGYGFMNEYPVARMWRDSKILEIGEGTSEVQRMLIARELGLPA; translated from the coding sequence ATGCCCCTCGACCACCGTCTCACCTCCGAGCACGAGGAACTCCGCCGTACCGTCGAGGAGTTCGCGCACGACGTCATCGCCCCGAAGATCGGCGACTTCTACGAGCGCCACGAGTTCCCGTACGAGATCGTCCGCGAGATGGGCCGCATGGGCCTGTTCGGGCTGCCCTTCCCCGAGGAGTACGGGGGCATGGGCGGCGACTACCTCGCGCTCGGCATCGCCCTGGAGGAGCTGGCCCGCGTCGACTCGTCGGTGGCCATCACCCTGGAGGCGGGCGTCTCGCTGGGCGCGATGCCGATCTTCCGGTTCGGCACGGAGGAGCAGAAGCGGGAGTGGCTGCCGAAGCTGTGCTCGGGCGAGATGCTGGGCGCGTTCGGCCTGACCGAGCCGGACTGCGGCTCGGACGCGGGCGGCACCCGGACCACGGCGGTGCGCGACGGCGACGAGTGGGTCATCAACGGCTCGAAGTGCTTCATCACCAACTCCGGTACGGACATCACGGGCCTGGTCACCGTCACCGCGGTCACCGGCCGCAAGGAGGACGGCCGCCCGCTGATCTCCTCGATCATCGTCCCGTCCGGCACGCCGGGCTTCACGGTCGCGGCCCCGTACTCGAAGGTCGGCTGGAACGCCTCGGACACCCGTGAGCTGGCCTTCTCGGACGTACGCGTCCCGGTGGCGAACCTGCTCGGCGAAGAGGGCCGCGGCTACGCCCAGTTCCTGCGCATCCTGGACGAGGGCCGCATCGCCATCTCGGCGCTCGCGACCGGGCTCGCGCAGGGGTGTGTGGACGAGTCGGTGAAGTACGCCAAGGAGCGGCACGCGTTCGGGCGGCCGATCGGCGAGAACCAGGCCATCCAGTTCAAGATCGCCGACATGGAGCTGCGGGCCCACATGGCGCGGGTCGGCTGGCGCGACGCCGCGTCCCGTCTGGTGCACGGCGAGCCGTTCAAGAAGGAGGCGGCGCTCGCGAAGCTGTACTCCTCGACGGTGGCGGTCGACAACGCGCGCGAGGGCACGCAGATCTTCGGCGGCTACGGCTTCATGAACGAGTACCCGGTGGCCCGCATGTGGCGCGACTCCAAGATCCTGGAGATCGGCGAGGGCACGAGCGAGGTGCAGCGGATGCTGATCGCACGTGAACTGGGTCTGCCCGCGTAG
- a CDS encoding phosphatase, with product MPIPSRAALVDHLVRTRIAGEVATPRDNNLSHYRKLANGDRHYWLGLELGDRWTDEQDVLAVMAERCGVVDDPGHRTGQDTIDPELTVDGLERMAARLRKAAAGRERVLFATGHPGALIDVHSRVAAGLRAAGCEIVRIPGGLTADEGYVVQFADVAVFERGASLWHTHSPEPMRAILAGLDTPPDLVVADHGWAGCAGQLGVDAMGYADSNDPALFIGEAEGTLQVTVPLDDHVLDPRSYEPMTAYLLDAAALTP from the coding sequence ATGCCGATACCCAGCCGAGCCGCCCTTGTCGACCACCTGGTCCGCACCCGTATCGCGGGTGAGGTCGCCACTCCCCGCGACAACAACCTCTCCCACTACCGCAAGCTCGCCAACGGCGACCGCCACTACTGGCTGGGCCTGGAGCTGGGCGACCGCTGGACCGACGAGCAGGACGTGCTGGCCGTGATGGCGGAGCGCTGCGGCGTCGTGGACGATCCCGGGCACCGCACCGGCCAGGACACCATCGACCCCGAGCTGACCGTGGACGGTCTGGAGCGGATGGCGGCGCGGCTGCGCAAGGCGGCGGCGGGGCGGGAGCGGGTGCTGTTCGCGACCGGGCACCCGGGCGCGCTCATCGACGTACACAGCCGTGTCGCCGCCGGGCTGCGTGCGGCGGGCTGCGAGATCGTACGGATTCCGGGCGGGCTCACCGCGGACGAGGGGTACGTCGTGCAGTTCGCGGATGTCGCCGTCTTCGAGCGGGGCGCGAGCCTGTGGCACACCCACTCGCCGGAGCCGATGCGGGCGATCCTGGCGGGCCTGGACACCCCGCCGGACCTCGTGGTCGCCGACCACGGCTGGGCGGGGTGCGCGGGTCAGCTCGGCGTGGACGCGATGGGGTACGCGGACAGCAACGACCCCGCGCTGTTCATCGGCGAGGCCGAAGGGACGCTCCAGGTGACGGTCCCGCTGGACGACCACGTCCTGGACCCGCGCTCGTACGAGCCGATGACGGCCTACCTGCTGGACGCGGCAGCCCTGACCCCCTGA
- a CDS encoding SACE_7040 family transcriptional regulator has product MSTRTDAPTRREQILREAARLFAERGFHGVGVDEIGAAVGISGPGLYRHFAGKDAMLAELLVGISGRLYDGGRKRVAEAAGDPERLLGSLIDGHIDFALDDRALITLHDRELDRLRDSDRKLVRQLQRQYVELWVGVVRELYPPVAEAQVRGAVHAVFGLLNSTPHLGSHGAGLPGRAATEELLRRLAHGAFAALDAH; this is encoded by the coding sequence ATGAGCACCCGCACCGACGCCCCGACCCGCCGCGAGCAGATCCTGCGCGAGGCCGCCCGCCTCTTCGCCGAACGCGGGTTCCACGGCGTCGGCGTGGACGAGATAGGGGCCGCGGTCGGCATCAGCGGCCCCGGGCTGTACCGGCACTTCGCGGGCAAGGACGCGATGCTCGCCGAACTGCTCGTCGGGATCAGCGGGCGGCTGTACGACGGCGGGCGCAAGCGGGTCGCCGAGGCGGCGGGCGACCCCGAGCGGCTGCTCGGCTCGCTCATCGACGGCCACATCGACTTCGCCCTGGACGACCGGGCACTGATCACCCTGCACGACCGCGAACTCGACCGGCTGCGCGACAGCGACCGCAAACTGGTGCGCCAGCTCCAGCGGCAGTACGTCGAGCTGTGGGTCGGCGTGGTGCGCGAGCTGTATCCGCCGGTCGCGGAGGCGCAGGTGCGCGGCGCGGTGCACGCGGTGTTCGGCCTGCTCAACTCGACGCCGCACCTCGGCTCGCACGGCGCGGGACTTCCGGGGCGGGCGGCCACCGAGGAACTGCTGCGCCGTCTGGCGCACGGGGCCTTCGCCGCGCTGGACGCGCACTGA